In one window of Streptomyces kaniharaensis DNA:
- a CDS encoding RICIN domain-containing protein has translation MRQNRIGFAVLAGLSALALSTAAQAAPYEAPAAAGAGAGPAAGRLVVDLDSPSQLPHAGQSGPPVFTQAAPMVTYRTPAFTNNHGGKCLDGDLNTINYDGAKVQLWGCNGWDNQSWYWTPAPGLPVGYYTIQNGHGWKCLDGDLNTINYDGAKVQLWGCNGWDNQTWVWSGSTLQNYHGWKCLDGDLNTINYDGAKVQLWGCNGWDNQSWTWH, from the coding sequence ATGCGTCAGAACCGTATCGGATTCGCCGTGCTCGCCGGGTTGAGTGCCCTCGCCCTGAGCACGGCGGCCCAGGCCGCCCCGTACGAGGCCCCCGCGGCGGCCGGTGCCGGCGCCGGGCCCGCGGCCGGCCGGCTCGTCGTCGACCTGGACTCGCCCTCCCAACTCCCGCACGCAGGCCAGAGCGGCCCGCCCGTCTTCACCCAGGCGGCGCCCATGGTGACGTACCGCACCCCGGCCTTCACCAACAACCACGGCGGCAAGTGCCTGGACGGGGACCTCAACACCATCAACTACGACGGGGCGAAGGTCCAGCTCTGGGGCTGCAACGGCTGGGACAACCAGAGCTGGTACTGGACTCCGGCCCCGGGCCTGCCGGTCGGCTACTACACCATCCAGAACGGCCACGGCTGGAAGTGCCTGGACGGGGACCTCAACACCATCAACTACGACGGGGCGAAGGTCCAGCTCTGGGGCTGCAACGGCTGGGACAACCAGACGTGGGTCTGGTCCGGCAGCACGCTGCAGAACTACCACGGCTGGAAGTGCCTGGACGGGGACCTCAACACCATCAACTACGACGGGGCGAAGGTTCAGCTCTGGGGCTGCAACGGCTGGGACAACCAGAGCTGGACCTGGCACTGA
- a CDS encoding GNAT family N-acetyltransferase, whose product MFAAHEKDGGAFIGWFCLRPEPEGPRALLGKAFTELGVRMVWAATMSVNLGSRNIMEKLEMTLADTIPTPSDMLMAEGSDHGGVRYEITKEQWEQRRRR is encoded by the coding sequence TTGTTCGCCGCGCACGAGAAGGACGGCGGAGCGTTCATCGGCTGGTTCTGCCTGCGTCCCGAGCCGGAGGGCCCGCGGGCCCTGCTGGGCAAGGCGTTCACGGAGCTCGGTGTGCGCATGGTCTGGGCTGCGACGATGTCCGTGAACCTCGGTTCGCGCAACATCATGGAGAAGCTCGAAATGACGCTCGCGGACACCATCCCTACTCCCTCCGACATGTTGATGGCCGAGGGCTCCGATCACGGAGGCGTACGGTATGAGATCACCAAGGAGCAGTGGGAGCAGCGGCGGCGGCGCTGA